A stretch of Ipomoea triloba cultivar NCNSP0323 chromosome 13, ASM357664v1 DNA encodes these proteins:
- the LOC116001323 gene encoding putative late blight resistance protein homolog R1A-10, whose amino-acid sequence MAAASPAYASGVLRTQIVVSVLVIEQFWKYVENYPTCWGYCHNPEQKLQVIPLVGEGGIGKTTLAKRVYGHPITNAFFQIRAWVVVSQVHNLKEMLIGLLRCILSITSEIYDIDDAQIAEQLCRSLMGQKYLIFLDDIWTTAAWDAIQGCIPENFNGSDILLTTRFTEVAEYLSTDPYRVAYQTLEDLWEIVSRKVFGQSQCVPREYELIGKRIVLVCSGLPLAVVLIAGILATAKESLEIWEDVAETLNRVDTYYAIPVKSLINLWVAEGFLMPHQNMSLEEVAESYLHDLINRSLVQINELSIDGKVKSCKVHDRVHEVCVREAITGNTLCIINDNDAPKASRWLSCQTSHWPITQASYGNCTLDNIHYVLYFGKDVYHSKYNLVYPCLKLLRVLDLSFVKWSRGMPSEITDLVHLRYLALRTIGSLYKFRFFKIKNLLTLIVTSWMEKCHLQLPCDTLGLPQLRHLHVDKRC is encoded by the exons ATGGCAGCTGCGTCTCCGGCATATGCGTCCGGAGTACTCCGAACGCAGATAGTCGTTTCTGTACTAGTGATTGAACAGTTCTGGAAATATGTTGAAAATTATCCCACTTGTTGGGGATATTGTCACAATCCAGAGCAAAAACTACAAGTTATCCCACTCGTCGGGGAAGGAGGCATAGGAAAAACTACATTAGCCAAAAGAGTCTATGGACATCCAATTACTAATGCTTTCTTTCAAATTCGAGCATGGGTAGTTGTGTCTCAGGTTCATAACCTCAAAGAGATGCTCATTGGTCTATTACGTTGTATTTTATCAATAACAAGTGAAATTTACGACATAGACGATGCTCAAATAGCTGAGCAATTATGCAGAAGTTTGATGGGCCagaagtatttaatttttttggatgaTATATGGACCACTGCTGCATGGGATGCTATCCAAGGATGTATTCCAGAGAATTTTAACGGAAGCGATATCTTACTAACTACTAGGTTCACAGAGGTGGCTGAATACTTAAGTACAGATCCCTACCGTGTGGCGTATCAAACTTTAGAGGATCTTTGGGAAATAGTTTCGAGGAAAGTGTTTGGGCAAAGCCAATGCGTTCCCAGGGAATATGAGTTAATTGGGAAGCGCATTGTTCTTGTTTGCAGTGGATTACCTCTAGCAGTTGTTCTGATTGCTGGAATTTTGGCAACAGCAAAAGAGTCTTTAGAAATATGGGAAGATGTTGCAGAAACTTTGAATAGAGTTGATACAT ACTATGCCATTCCTGTTAAGAGTTTAATCAACTTATGGGTTGCTGAGGGATTTTTAATGCCACATCAAAATATGAGTTTAGAGGAAGTGGCAGAGAGTTACTTGCATGATCTCATTAATAGAAGTCTAGTTCAAATTAATGAGCTAAGTATTGACGGcaaagttaaatcatgtaaggTTCATGATCGAGTGCACGAGGTTTGTGTGAGAGAAGCTATAACGGGGAATACATTGTGCATCATCAATGACAATGATGCTCCAAAAGCTAGTCGTTGGTTAAGTTGTCAAACAAGTCATTGGCCAATCACACAAGCAAGTTATGGGAATTGCACACTAGATAATATCCATTACGTGCTTTACTTTGGTAAAGATGTCTACCATTCCAAATACAACTTGGTATACCCATGTTTGAAATTGCTAAGAGTATTGGATTTATCATTTGTTAAATGGTCGCGAGGCATGCCTAGTGAAATAACTGATTTGGTTCATTTGAGATACTTGGCTTTAAGGACCATTGGCTCTCTTTACAAGTTTCGATTTTTCAAGATTAAGAATTTGCTAACTCTCATAGTTACTTCGTGGATGGAAAAATGTCATTTGCAATTGCCATGTGATACTTTGGGTTTGCCACAATTGAGGCATTTGCATGTTGACAAGAGATGTTAA
- the LOC116001324 gene encoding uncharacterized protein LOC116001324, with product MKFPEFGSENRNLRLGLCTDGMNPHGNMSSRHSTWPVLLTVYNLPPWLCMKRKYIMLSLLIFGPKQPGNDIDVYLTPLIEDLKILWNEGVAVFDAHSQTNFTLRAMLFCTINDFPAYGNLSGYTTKGAKACPICEDETDDLWLNNSKKNVFMSYRTFLPIDHPYRKKKKVFNGKSETRVARSPLSGDVVYERVKNIDIVFGKTSKTSQKGIWKKRSIFWDLPYWEHLSVRHYLNVMHVEKNICDSIIGTLLNIPGKTKDGIKARKDMVEMGIRDQLAPQHSGKRAYLPPACYTLSKKEKTSFCSCLNGIKVPSDYSSNIKKLLSMKDLKLVGMKSHDCHVLMQHMLPVAIRGILPNHVRQTITKLCYFFNAISSKVVDPDVLDSLQADVIVTLCQFEMYFPPSFFDVMVHLTVHLVWEIKMCGPIFLRYMYPFERYMGILKGYVRNRYRPEGSIIEAYGAEEVIDFCTDYLSNVESIGVSKSRHEGRLTGKGTIGYKAILPNSKMRNQAHHLVLKHLSEVHPYLDQHMSILMKQNPSKGERWITNEHNNTFINWFKDTVFQDLSQVSDNISETIRWLAWGPGVLVDSYEGYDINGYTFYTKCRDEKSVVQNSGVTLVALSRDYSSAKDTNPVDAALSYYGVIEEIWELDYTVFKIPLFRCSWVDNRRGVRVDDMSFTLVDLGRLGYRDEPFILASQDKQVFYVSDPIDSKWSIVLQGKRSIVGVGDVEDEEEYDHFDEIPPFSIGIQSVALGEDNIDTSYMRTDHGEGLWVDHPIV from the coding sequence ATGAAGTTTCCTGAATTCGGTTCCGAAAACCGAAATCTTAGGCTTGGACTATGCACAGATGGAATGAATCCTCATGGTAACATGAGCAGTCGCCATAGCACTTGGCCGGTTCTTTTAACAGtttacaatcttcctccttGGTTATGCATGAAGCGTAAATACATCATGTTATCTTTGTTAATATTTGGGCCTAAACAACCAGGAAACGACATAGATGTGTACTTGACACCGCTTATTGAAGATTTAAAGATACTGTGGAATGAAGGTGTGGCGGTGTTTGATGCTCATAGCCAAACCAACTTCACCTTGCGAGCCATGCTGTTCTGCACAATCAATGACTTCCCAGCATATGGTAACTTGTCAGGATACACTACTAAAGGGGCTAAGGCATGCCCTATTTGTGAAGATGAAACAGATGATCTTTGGCTAAACAATAGTAAGAAAAATGTGTTCATGAGTTATCGAACCTTTCTACCCATTGACCATCCttatagaaagaagaaaaaagttttCAATGGAAAATCTGAGACTAGAGTGGCTCGCTCACCATTATCAGGGGATGTCGTTTATGAAAGAGTCAAAAACATTGATATTGTGTTTggaaaaacttcaaaaacaaGTCAGAAGGGTATTTGGAAAAAGAGGTCTATATTCTGGGATTTACCATATTGGGAGCACTTATCTGTTAGACATTATCTTAATGTAATGCATgtagagaaaaatatttgtgaTAGCATTATCGGGACATTGTTGAATATTCCAGGTAAGACGAAAGATGGTATAAAAGCTAGAAAAGATATGGTTGAAATGGGGATAAGGGATCAGTTAGCACCACAACACTCGGGAAAGAGGGCATACTTACCTCCAGCTTGTTATACTTTGTCtaaaaaggagaaaacaagtttttgtAGCTGTCTGAATGGtattaaggttccttctgactattcatctaatattaaaaaacttCTTTCAATGAAGGACCTTAAATTGGTTGGTATGAAATCTCATGATTGCCATGTGTTAATGCAACATATGTTACCTGTTGCTATTAGAGGCATATTACCAAACCATGTTAGACAAACAATTACCAAGCTTTGTTACTTTTTCAATGCCATTAGTAGTAAAGTTGTTGATCCAGATGTGTTAGATTCGTTGCAAGCTGATGTGATAGTAACTTTATGCCAATTTGAAATGTATTTCCCCCCATCATTTTTTGATGTTATGGTGCATTTAACAGTTCACTTGGTGTGGGAAATTAAAATGTGTGGTCCTATATTTTTAAGGTATATGTATCCATTTGAGAGATACATGGGAATTTTGAAAGGATATGTGAGAAATCGATACCGGCCAGAAGGGAGTATAATTGAAGCTTATGGCGCTGAAGAAGTTATTGATTTTTGTACTGATTATTTGTCTAATGTTGAGTCGATTGGTGTTTCTAAATCACGTCATGAAGGAAGACTCACAGGAAAAGGTACCATTGGGTATAAAGCTATTCTACCAAATTCAAAAATGCGAAATCAGGCTCATCATCTCGTACTAAAGCACCTTTCTGAGGTTCATCCATACTTGGATCAACACATGTCTATTCTGATGAAACAAAATCCTTCTAAGGGTGAAAGATGGATAACAAATGAACACAATAACACTTTTATCAACTGGTTCAAAGATACAGTGTTCCAAGATTTATCTCAAGTGTCCGATAATATCAGTGAAACCATTCGATGGTTAGCATGGGGCCCTGGTGTTCTTGTGGACTCTTATGAAGGATATGATATTAATGGGTATACGTTTTACACAAAATGTCGAGATGAAAAAAGTGTGGTGCAAAACAGTGGAGTGACATTAGTAGCACTATCAAGAGACTATTCTAGTGCTAAAGATACTAACCCGGTAGATGCTGCTTTGTCATACTATGGAGTCATTGAAGAAATTTGGGAACTTGATTATACGGTGTTTAAGATTCCTCTATTCCGATGTTCTTGGGTTGATAACAGACGGGGTGTCCGAGTAGATGATATGAGTTTTACCTTAGTTGATCTTGGTCGACTGGGATATCGTGATGAACCGTTTATACTTGCATCTCAAGATAAACAAGTCTTCTATGTTTCTGATCCAATTGATAGTAAGTGGTCAATTGTCTTGCAAGGGAAAAGAAGTATTGTTGGTGTTGGTGATGttgaggatgaagaagaatatGACCACTTTGATGAAATCCCACCATTTTCTATTGGTATTCAATCTGTGGCTTTAGGTGAAGATAACATTGATACCAGTTACATGCGTACTGATCATGGAGAAGGATTGTGGGTTGACCATCCTATagtataa